One window of the Solanum stenotomum isolate F172 chromosome 11, ASM1918654v1, whole genome shotgun sequence genome contains the following:
- the LOC125843777 gene encoding probable CCR4-associated factor 1 homolog 7 translates to MSVLPKTDSIQIREVWSDNLEEEFALIRQIVDDYPYIAMDTEFPGVVLRPVGNFKHINEYNYQTLKDNVDMLNLIQLGLTFSDENGNLPTCGSEYYYIWQFNFREFDTSADIFANDSIELLIQSGIDFKKNNEMGIDAKQFGELLMSSGIVLNDMVHWVTFHSGYDFGYLLKLLTCRTLPETQAGFFDLLNMYFPLVYDIKHLMKFCNSLHGGLNKLAELLELERVGICHQAGSDSLLTSCAFKKLKDNFFNGSTEKYAGVLYGLGVEYGSDNK, encoded by the coding sequence ATGTCTGTATTACCAAAAACTGATTCTATCCAAATTAGAGAAGTATGGAGCGATAATCTTGAGGAGGAATTTGCTTTGATTCGTCAAATTGTGGATGACTATCCTTACATTGCCATGGACACTGAGTTTCCAGGGGTGGTGCTTCGTCCTGTTGGCAATTTCAAGCATATCAATGAGTATAACTATCAGACCTTGAAGGACAATGTTGATATGTTGAATTTGATTCAGTTGGGTCTCACATTTTCCGACGAAAATGGCAATCTACCTACTTGTGGGAGTGAGTACTACTACATTTGGCAATTCAACTTTCGTGAGTTTGACACAAGTGCAGATATTTTTGCAAATGATTCAATCGAATTGCTGATTCAGTCTGGGATTGATTTCAAGAAGAACAATGAAATGGGTATTGATGCAAAACAGTTTGGTGAGCTCTTAATGTCTTCTGGAATCGTTTTGAATGACATGGTTCATTGGGTGACATTTCACAGTGGGTATGATTTTGGGTACTTGCTCAAATTATTAACTTGTAGGACCTTACCGGAAACACAAGCAGGGTTCTTTGATTTGCTAAACATGTACTTTCCGCTGGTTTATGACATCAAACACCTGATGAAGTTCTGTAATAGCCTTCATGGTGGCTTGAACAAGTTGGCGGAACTTCTGGAACTTGAGAGGGTCGGTATTTGTCATCAAGCAGGTTCAGATAGCTTACTTACCTCGTGTGCCTTCAAGAAGTTAAAAGATAACTTCTTTAATGGGTCTACCGAGAAGTATGCAGGTGTCCTGTATGGTCTTGGCGTTGAGTATGGATCTGATAATAAATAG